The Candidatus Leptovillus gracilis genome window below encodes:
- a CDS encoding pentapeptide repeat-containing protein yields the protein MGSKLTDLLPDLSNNSELGRMPSRIFRSLKYKLKDLWARAKSYWRTLVSKRLVIALITVTILVSFVYIGSQFGWSWVGLGEFKLIKSSTNEEVVFYRPPKTLWDFLEAAILPALAALVIYTLDHNDKKAKQRIADEERKQAALTGFIDRVSDLILNQSNIQERGEDNTHNNHVHEMIHARLLEVVKGLDGSRKAQLFEFLQGLELILLKANLDKNDDDSKDENDSGLQEQPRRFPDSLLDGVDFSGVELKNTKLARMELSGVRMKSAHLVNVDFSNCILRSVDFDETVMEAGYFKDSDLENLSCQNATFNWVNMNKAVLKYSNWTYCVFTDGIINEAHLHGAKLNGTKFKRVKLFKAKLLQNVEMRKVKWQDVDLTEAELEDADLTEATFVNTQFDGARLVRTKFQNADLRGCSMKGAVLRGARLDGARLSSMIFAEVKDFSRCHFHKSRIDSEISSGEQGLNKWFIVWQLVNKQTQSIIHIDDLQDADLTNLDLRNRNFLRCKMQGVDLSNSNLEGSDLRGADLTSSSIGLHDFEEGTILRNTNLKKCKFNNALLMGAILDGADLSGANLSGANLIGASLKNTRLHNAIIDENTCFDPKGMLVWQAVNRQLDDVDLMQKSLSDANLEDADLSGKICSGTTFDKTNLSGVSFRDCRVDSASFRLAVLDRADFTGANGLNVEEIKKQASSYKGTIWPV from the coding sequence ATGGGCAGCAAGTTAACCGACTTGCTGCCTGATTTGAGCAATAACAGTGAGCTAGGCAGAATGCCTTCCAGGATTTTCCGTTCATTGAAATATAAGCTTAAAGATTTGTGGGCTAGGGCGAAAAGTTATTGGCGAACACTTGTCAGTAAGCGATTAGTAATTGCCCTAATAACAGTCACGATCCTGGTTAGTTTTGTATATATTGGAAGCCAGTTTGGCTGGTCTTGGGTTGGTTTGGGGGAATTTAAGTTGATAAAGAGCTCCACTAATGAGGAAGTGGTTTTTTATCGACCTCCAAAAACGCTGTGGGATTTTCTTGAAGCAGCCATCTTGCCCGCTTTAGCAGCGCTTGTGATTTATACTCTTGACCATAACGATAAAAAAGCCAAGCAGCGTATTGCAGATGAAGAACGGAAACAGGCGGCGTTGACGGGATTCATTGATAGGGTTTCCGATTTGATTCTAAATCAATCTAACATCCAAGAGAGAGGAGAAGATAATACCCATAATAACCATGTTCACGAAATGATCCATGCTCGCTTATTAGAAGTAGTTAAAGGATTAGATGGTAGCCGTAAAGCACAGTTGTTTGAATTTTTGCAAGGTTTGGAGTTAATCTTGCTAAAGGCGAATCTAGATAAAAATGATGACGACTCTAAAGATGAAAACGACTCCGGCCTTCAAGAACAGCCACGACGGTTTCCGGATTCCCTTCTAGATGGCGTCGATTTCTCTGGAGTTGAGTTAAAAAACACAAAACTTGCGCGAATGGAGCTATCTGGTGTCCGTATGAAAAGTGCGCATTTAGTAAATGTTGATTTTTCGAACTGTATCTTGCGTAGTGTTGATTTTGATGAAACCGTCATGGAAGCGGGTTATTTCAAGGATTCAGATTTGGAAAATCTGTCTTGCCAAAATGCTACGTTTAATTGGGTCAATATGAATAAGGCTGTTTTGAAGTACAGCAACTGGACATATTGCGTTTTTACTGATGGTATTATAAATGAGGCCCATTTACACGGCGCAAAATTGAATGGAACCAAGTTTAAAAGGGTAAAACTTTTCAAGGCTAAACTTTTGCAAAATGTTGAGATGCGTAAAGTGAAATGGCAGGATGTTGATCTGACGGAAGCTGAACTTGAAGATGCAGATCTTACGGAGGCAACATTTGTCAATACGCAATTTGATGGCGCTAGATTGGTAAGAACAAAGTTTCAAAATGCAGATTTACGTGGATGCAGTATGAAAGGTGCTGTATTACGCGGAGCAAGATTAGATGGTGCACGACTTTCTAGTATGATATTCGCAGAAGTAAAAGATTTCTCGCGTTGCCACTTCCATAAGTCAAGAATTGACAGTGAGATCAGCTCTGGAGAGCAGGGTTTAAATAAATGGTTTATCGTATGGCAATTAGTAAACAAACAAACCCAAAGCATAATTCACATAGATGATTTACAGGATGCAGACCTAACTAATCTCGACCTAAGGAACAGGAATTTCCTTCGCTGCAAGATGCAAGGTGTTGATCTGAGCAATTCAAACTTGGAAGGTAGCGACTTGCGAGGGGCTGATCTTACAAGTTCTTCCATTGGTCTTCATGATTTTGAAGAAGGCACAATTTTGCGCAACACGAACTTGAAAAAATGTAAATTCAATAATGCCTTACTAATGGGAGCTATTCTAGATGGCGCAGATCTATCAGGGGCAAATCTATCAGGGGCAAATCTTATTGGTGCTTCCTTGAAAAACACCAGGCTACATAATGCAATAATTGATGAAAATACTTGTTTCGATCCAAAGGGGATGCTTGTATGGCAGGCCGTTAATCGCCAGCTGGATGATGTTGATTTAATGCAGAAGTCTTTGTCAGACGCGAACCTGGAAGATGCTGACTTAAGTGGCAAAATATGTTCTGGTACAACCTTTGATAAAACAAATCTATCTGGCGTCTCGTTTAGAGATTGTCGCGTAGATAGTGCTTCTTTTCGGTTGGCTGTTTTAGATAGGGCAGATTTCACTGGCGCTAACGGTTTAAATGTTGAGGAAATCAAGAAACAGGCTAGTAGTTACAAGGGAACCATCTGGCCTGTTTAA
- a CDS encoding ribbon-helix-helix protein, CopG family has translation MMMRTQIQLTKNQARTLKRLAQQKQMSVSAIIRQSVDLYIAMERERPLDEQYTRALAVAGKYRSGDADLGRNHDDYLADAYATTGGMGGA, from the coding sequence ATGATGATGCGGACCCAGATTCAGTTAACAAAAAATCAGGCGCGTACCTTGAAACGGCTGGCGCAGCAAAAGCAGATGTCCGTATCGGCGATAATTCGCCAGAGTGTGGATTTGTACATCGCCATGGAGAGGGAACGGCCGTTGGACGAACAATATACGCGGGCATTAGCAGTAGCCGGTAAATACCGCAGCGGCGACGCCGATTTGGGCCGTAACCATGATGATTACCTGGCCGATGCCTATGCCACCACCGGGGGGATGGGCGGCGCATAA
- a CDS encoding RAMP superfamily protein has translation MPENKQYWLKIDLLSDTTLGRGDGVAGVVDAEVQHDAYGLPYLSGKTLKGLLAATCAELLAALEVALPGQIATWQQSAQQLFGAPGSLAEQMGGLHVGDAQLPSSLQQAVAYDIANGRWQREEVLASLTTLRRQTAMDAKTGAPRDETLRTVRVILRDTSFVAQLDFVDEAPSSNTLALLAACAKVLRRAGTDRNRGRGRIRVQLFDQDPFTHPAAAAITTSAFAPLATLLAPATEEGS, from the coding sequence ATGCCTGAAAATAAACAATACTGGCTAAAAATAGACCTGCTGAGCGATACCACCCTGGGGCGCGGCGATGGCGTTGCTGGTGTGGTAGATGCGGAAGTGCAGCACGATGCTTATGGATTGCCCTACCTCAGCGGTAAAACGTTGAAAGGGTTGCTGGCGGCTACATGCGCGGAACTGCTGGCCGCACTAGAAGTTGCCTTGCCGGGACAGATTGCCACCTGGCAGCAAAGCGCCCAACAACTTTTTGGCGCTCCCGGCAGCCTGGCAGAACAGATGGGCGGTTTGCACGTTGGCGACGCCCAATTGCCCTCCAGTTTGCAGCAGGCAGTGGCCTACGATATAGCCAACGGGCGCTGGCAGCGGGAGGAAGTATTGGCTTCCCTGACAACGTTGCGCCGCCAGACGGCCATGGATGCAAAAACGGGTGCGCCACGAGATGAGACATTGCGCACCGTGCGCGTGATTTTGCGAGACACGTCCTTCGTCGCGCAGCTAGATTTTGTAGACGAAGCGCCATCATCTAATACGCTGGCGCTGTTGGCGGCCTGCGCCAAAGTACTGCGGCGCGCCGGTACCGACCGCAATCGGGGGCGTGGCCGTATACGGGTGCAGCTTTTCGACCAGGACCCATTTACCCATCCGGCGGCGGCGGCCATCACCACCAGCGCCTTTGCGCCACTGGCGACCCTGTTAGCGCCGGCTACCGAGGAGGGAAGCTGA
- a CDS encoding type II toxin-antitoxin system VapC family toxin gives MEIFVDTSALLPILNQDDQDYEASLRIWARLAQERALLVTSNYVLVETLALIQNRLGMTAVQDFVARFRPLLQVVWVDESLHEAAMLLFLQVNQRRLSLVDCVSFAVCRQRQIEQVFAFDQHFIAHGFTCL, from the coding sequence ATGGAAATTTTTGTAGACACCTCTGCTTTACTGCCCATCTTAAACCAGGATGATCAAGATTATGAAGCGTCGCTGCGCATTTGGGCGCGGCTGGCGCAAGAACGCGCCTTGTTGGTGACTAGTAATTATGTTTTGGTAGAGACGCTGGCCTTAATACAGAATCGGTTGGGGATGACGGCCGTACAAGATTTTGTAGCCCGGTTTCGGCCGTTACTCCAGGTGGTTTGGGTGGATGAATCGCTGCATGAAGCGGCGATGTTGCTCTTTTTACAGGTGAATCAGCGGCGATTGAGCCTGGTAGACTGCGTTAGCTTTGCTGTCTGTCGCCAGCGTCAGATCGAACAGGTGTTTGCCTTTGATCAACATTTTATTGCCCATGGGTTTACCTGTCTCTAG
- a CDS encoding TIGR03984 family CRISPR-associated protein encodes MTPVTIDDSFLTDPGAWLLTWYKNAQNPEMPYLLVHTDDGVAWGIIEKGTLHLSSQQQWQAVSRQAQLTGVKIQQLRLFGPAGELFIWRVGEGVFNGRYLTDAPTPPANSYEEYHLLWGEGVETGGKFTLLRDGEQELYHAPPLPQARGQHARLKVRHYIEYDARQQAYVGLSRLVDLEAS; translated from the coding sequence ATGACACCGGTAACAATTGATGACAGCTTTTTGACGGATCCGGGGGCATGGCTGCTGACCTGGTATAAAAATGCCCAAAATCCTGAGATGCCTTATCTGTTGGTGCACACCGATGACGGGGTGGCGTGGGGGATAATAGAGAAGGGGACGCTGCACTTGTCGAGCCAGCAGCAATGGCAGGCGGTGTCGCGGCAGGCGCAGCTAACGGGCGTGAAGATTCAGCAGTTGCGCTTGTTTGGCCCGGCCGGGGAGTTGTTTATCTGGCGGGTGGGGGAGGGGGTGTTTAACGGCCGTTATCTGACCGATGCGCCTACACCGCCTGCCAATAGCTACGAAGAGTACCATTTGTTATGGGGCGAAGGGGTTGAGACTGGCGGCAAATTTACGCTGCTGCGCGATGGCGAGCAAGAACTGTACCATGCGCCCCCGCTGCCACAGGCGCGGGGGCAGCACGCCCGCTTGAAGGTGCGGCACTATATTGAATACGATGCGCGGCAGCAGGCCTATGTGGGCCTGAGCCGGCTGGTGGACTTGGAAGCGAGCTAG
- a CDS encoding TIGR03986 family CRISPR-associated RAMP protein, with amino-acid sequence MALKHTNPTRQRQDRDGNRYTARAPYNFIPLTDKVVRISPDTIPDQDTFQEDSLTGWIDCEIETMAPTHIRGMMMEAMFRDQGLKKPDELTLAEKETRAPFFSSSDGKVEGQLQPIIPGSSLRGMIRQLVEVLGYGRIRWVADQPKMFFRAVAASKFDPLREPYNDLIGRFSKNVRAGYLLYDDQNNEPYDGWYILPAREWPTGETYIRIKDKAIQSLGLEGYIGFNDENYRPQIQAVSFEPETKHGKRGLYVQINALGARDAYRIKGNLVCAGNMLEAGDVGKTRSPRARQALMLLPDSKKQPVKIPPQTVRDYLDSLTTFQREQLIDWSSDQGCLGHLKPVFYILDRGDVMAFGHSPNFRVPALVEDENGNKRAATPYDFVSEEHKGRQNPDLADALFGWVEEADGPAGSRAGRVFFSDAHFKNAKDGVWMQMVTPHVLASPKPNTFQHYLVQDKSQGHDPDRNDQLAYYGSDLTTTQIRGVKHYWHRGHQPEIRATVKEKEHESQLTRIIPLKPGIIFTCRIRFENLKPEELGLLWWALALPTEDGRTFCHKIGMGKPLGMGGVAIRPKLTLTKRLQRYHTLFTSTNWQEAAEATDPGLYIDKFEQFILERISGSSFARQERIRMLLEMLVWREDDSAWTDATRYMEIEYGPRKLNEYKERPVLPDPLEVGK; translated from the coding sequence ATGGCTCTTAAACATACTAATCCGACACGGCAGCGCCAAGATCGCGACGGCAATCGTTATACAGCTCGTGCTCCGTACAATTTCATTCCATTGACTGATAAGGTGGTACGGATTTCACCGGATACAATTCCGGACCAAGACACCTTCCAGGAAGATTCTCTCACCGGCTGGATTGACTGTGAAATTGAGACCATGGCTCCCACCCACATACGCGGTATGATGATGGAGGCGATGTTCCGTGATCAGGGGTTAAAAAAGCCTGATGAGTTGACTTTGGCGGAGAAGGAAACCCGCGCACCATTCTTTTCGTCTAGTGATGGTAAAGTGGAAGGGCAATTACAGCCGATCATTCCAGGCAGTTCGCTACGTGGGATGATCCGGCAGCTGGTGGAAGTGTTGGGATACGGCCGTATCCGCTGGGTGGCCGACCAGCCTAAAATGTTCTTCCGGGCTGTGGCTGCGTCTAAATTTGATCCGTTGCGAGAGCCATACAATGACCTGATCGGCCGTTTTTCCAAAAACGTTCGTGCTGGTTACCTTCTCTACGACGATCAAAACAACGAGCCATATGATGGCTGGTATATCTTACCAGCACGCGAATGGCCCACCGGAGAGACGTACATCCGGATTAAGGACAAAGCAATCCAATCTTTGGGGCTGGAAGGTTATATCGGCTTCAATGATGAAAATTACCGGCCACAAATCCAAGCCGTTAGCTTTGAACCAGAAACGAAACATGGTAAGCGAGGCCTTTATGTGCAAATAAATGCACTTGGCGCCCGTGATGCCTATCGCATCAAAGGTAACCTTGTTTGCGCTGGGAATATGTTAGAAGCGGGGGATGTGGGTAAAACGCGATCTCCACGCGCCCGTCAGGCACTCATGCTACTGCCAGACAGCAAAAAGCAGCCCGTGAAAATCCCCCCACAGACTGTAAGAGATTACCTGGACAGCCTTACCACTTTCCAACGCGAGCAGTTGATCGACTGGAGCAGTGACCAGGGTTGCCTGGGGCATTTGAAGCCGGTCTTTTACATTCTGGATAGGGGTGATGTAATGGCCTTTGGCCACAGCCCCAACTTCCGAGTGCCGGCGTTGGTTGAGGACGAGAATGGCAATAAGCGGGCGGCAACACCCTACGACTTTGTGTCTGAGGAGCATAAGGGGCGACAGAACCCTGATCTGGCCGACGCGCTTTTTGGCTGGGTGGAAGAAGCGGATGGGCCTGCCGGCAGTCGCGCCGGCCGTGTTTTCTTTAGCGATGCCCATTTTAAAAACGCCAAAGATGGTGTCTGGATGCAGATGGTAACGCCCCATGTCCTGGCAAGCCCCAAGCCCAACACTTTTCAGCACTACCTAGTGCAGGATAAAAGCCAGGGACACGATCCAGATCGCAATGATCAATTGGCCTATTATGGTTCTGACTTAACCACCACGCAGATACGGGGTGTAAAGCATTACTGGCACCGCGGCCACCAGCCAGAAATCCGGGCAACAGTTAAGGAAAAAGAACACGAATCGCAGTTGACCCGCATCATCCCGCTGAAGCCGGGCATCATCTTTACCTGCCGCATCCGCTTCGAGAATTTGAAGCCGGAGGAGTTGGGGTTGTTATGGTGGGCGCTTGCTCTTCCGACTGAGGACGGTCGTACCTTTTGCCACAAAATAGGGATGGGCAAGCCGCTGGGTATGGGTGGTGTGGCTATTCGCCCCAAACTAACGCTAACGAAACGGCTGCAACGCTACCACACCCTTTTTACTAGTACAAACTGGCAGGAAGCGGCCGAAGCAACTGACCCAGGACTATACATCGATAAGTTTGAGCAGTTTATTTTAGAAAGGATTAGCGGCAGTTCGTTCGCCCGCCAGGAGCGCATTCGTATGCTGCTGGAAATGCTGGTCTGGCGTGAGGATGATTCTGCCTGGACTGATGCCACCCGTTACATGGAGATTGAGTACGGCCCACGCAAGCTAAACGAATACAAGGAACGACCGGTACTCCCTGATCCGTTGGAAGTTGGTAAATAA